In Scylla paramamosain isolate STU-SP2022 chromosome 1, ASM3559412v1, whole genome shotgun sequence, one DNA window encodes the following:
- the LOC135105113 gene encoding pre-rRNA 2'-O-ribose RNA methyltransferase FTSJ3-like, with protein sequence MGKKSKKGKQRKDTYYHKAKIAGFRARSAYKLVQLNTKYEFLQKSRVCIDLCAAPGSWMQVAKKYMPVSSIIVGVDLFPINPIPGTLSIVGDITTEKVRQELKATLKTWKADLVLHDGAPNVGQNWLHDAYQQNLLVLHSFKLACEFLQKGGCFVTKVFRSKDYFNLEYVFRKLFKRVESTKPQASRYESAEIFVVCQNYLKPDRVDPEFFSPKHVFQELDPEPTTKLNILKPEKVKQKAEGYAEGATTLYNKVPVSRFINSSNFIDVLQEASELYFDDDKIKNHRLTTEAIIENCKDIKVLGRKDLRQLLTWRKNFKAEMKKMEEEKVAAEATGEAEVEKTEEEEEEEELDKLQKQILELKTEHAQEEKRARKRKLKEKKKLEEKLRLKSAIPGDTGPMETGRDGLFSLEKLSQVQNMDSVVDQEADILLSESEEEEEPKGPTFIKFDRNSSKLDRTGRYYLDKGKKEIGEGEEEEDTDSDEEGLGLKDSVTMSDIGSDGETDGDAVNPLLTDLVGDSKELRKARKAENWFSQDVFKDLETEADEDYELEAAMQKFVAKGGKLKGKEPKAKKKKKEETEANGNESGYTSDQSEEAEVARDAPDSDSDGDSDSDSDEEPNSMGPQMPRAAGSAVGEGITSKKRKRNQEPEGLDPVGLALATKMIHSKKAKRDIMDAGWNRYMNGDEDDLPDWFRKDERKFNSVQVTVDREDLRMYRDRNKDVNARTIKKVVEAKARKKRRVKKRLDKARKKADNVVNNAEMSEREKAQEVKKLYKKAMNPLKKKETSYVVMKKKHGGKKPKGTKGPYKLVDKRLKKDTRGMKKAEAKKGRKARPVKKTLGKKSRPGKSNRKTNRH encoded by the exons ATGGGTAAAAAGAGCAAAAAGGGAAAGCAGCGAAAGGATACCTATTATCACAAGGCTAAGATTGCAG GTTTCCGTGCCCGGTCTGCATACAAGCTGGTTCAACTCAACACCAAGTATGAGTTCCTGCAGAAGTCACGAGTGTGCATTGATCTGTGTGCCGCTCCAGGCTCTTGGATGCAGGTGGCCAAGAAGTACATGCCTGTCTCATCTATCATTGTTGGTGTTGATCTCTTCCCAATCAATCCTATCCCTGGGACACTTTCCATTGTTGGTGACATAACAACAGAGAAGGTGCGGCAAGAACTGAAGGCAACCCTCAAGACATGGAAGGCAGATCTTGTTCTTCATGATGGTGCCCCAAATGTTG GTCAGAACTGGCTGCATGATGCTTACCAGCAGAACCTCCTTGTGCTGCACTCCTTCAAGCTGGCCTGCGAGTTCTTGCAGAAAGGTGGCTGCTTCGTCACCAAGGTGTTCAGATCCAAGGATTACTTCAATTTGGAGTATGTCTTCAGGAAGCTCTTTAAGAGG GTGGAATCAACAAAGCCACAAGCCTCCCGTTATGAGTCTGCTGAGATCTTTGTGGTGTGTCAGAACTACCTCAAGCCTGACAGAGTGGATCCTGAGTTTTTCTCACCCAAGCATGTCTTCCAAGAGCTGGATCCAGAACCCACCACAAAGCTCAACATTCTCAAACCAGAGAAA GTAAAACAGAAAGCCGAGGGTTATGCTGAGGGAGCAACAACACTATACAACAAGGTTCCTGTCTCAAGATTCATCAATTCATCCAACTTTATTGATGTTCTACAAGAGGCCTCTGAG CTTTATTTTGATGATGACAAGATCAAGAACCATCGACTAACCACAGAGGCCATCATAGAAAACTGCAAGGACATCAAGGTTTTGGGAAGAAAGGATCTGCGGCAACTGTTGACCTGGAGGAAGAATTTCAAG GCcgagatgaagaaaatggaagaagagaaggtggcaGCAGAGGCAACAGGAGAAGCAGAAGTGGaaaagactgaagaggaggaagaagaggaggagttggacAAACTGCAAAAACAGATTTTAGAGCTGAAG ACTGAACATGctcaggaggaaaagagagctAGAAAACGCaaattaaaggagaaaaagaaacttgaggAAAAGCTACGTTTGAAGTCAGCCATCCCAGGAGACACTGGCCCCATGGAGACTGGTAGAGATGGACTTTTCAGCCTTGAGAAACTCTCCCAG GTTCAGAATATGGACTCAGTGGTTGATCAAGAAGCAGACATCTTGCTGTcagaaagtgaggaggaggaggagccaaagGGACCAACCTTCATCAAGTTTGACAGGAATTCAAGCAAACTGGACAGGACAGGCAG ataCTACttggataaaggaaaaaaggaaataggtgagggtgaagaagaggaggacacagACAGCGATGAAGAAGGACTAGGTCTGAAGGACTCAGTAACCATGTCGGACATAGGAAGTGATGGTGAGACTGACGGTGATGCTGTCAATCCTCTCCTGACTGACCTGGTTGGGGACTCAAAGGAACTGAGAAAAGCTCGTAAGGCAGAAAATTGGTTCAGTCAG GATGTTTTCAAGGACCTAGAGACTGAGGCTGATGAAGACTATGAGCTTGAAGCAGCCATGCAGAAGTTTGTGGCTAAAGGAGGCAAGCTCAAGGGTAAAGAACCTAaagccaagaagaagaagaaggaggaaacagaagcaAAT GGCAACGAATCAGGATATACTAGTGACCAGTCAGAGGAAGCAGAGGTGGCCAGAGATGCTCCTGACTCAGACTCTGATGGGGACtctgattctgattctgatGAAGAGCCCAACTCTATGGGACCACAGATGCCCCGAGCAGCTGGATCAGCTGTTGGTGAAG gAATCACttcaaaaaagaggaaaaggaaccaAGAACCAGAAGGACTTGATCCAGTCGGTCTCGCCTTGGCAACTAAAATGATTCACTCCAAAAAGGCAAAACGAGATATAATGGATGCAGGATGGAACAG GTATATGAATGGCGATGAGGACGACCTCCCAGACTGGTTCAGGAAGGACGAGCGGAAATTCAACTCTGTGCAAGTTACAGTAGATCGG GAGGACCTGAGGATGTATCGTGACCGTAACAAGGATGTCAATGCTCGCACTATCAAGAAGGTAGTGGAAGCAAAGGCGCGCAAGAAGCGTAGGGTCAAGAAGCGACTGGACAAAGCTCGCAAGAAGGCTGACAATGTAGTCAACAATGCAGAAATGTCTGAAAGGGAAAAGGCTCAAGAAGTAAAGAA attgtacAAGAAGGCCATGAATCcattgaagaagaaagaaacctCATATGTTGTTATGAAGAAGAAGCATGGTGGCAAAAAACCCAAGGGTACCAAGGGTCCTTACAAATTGGTGGACAAGAGACTGAAAAAAGACACAAGGGGAATGAAGAAAGCtgaggcaaagaaaggaagaaaagcaaggcCAGTCAAGAAAACTTTAGGGAAGAAATCAAGACCAGGAAAgtcaaacagaaaaacaaatagaCATTGA